GGTCCGGGCGACCAGTTCCTTCCCGGTTCCGCTCTCTCCTTGAAGCAACACGGTCGCCTGGCTGTTCGCCACCAACGTAATCGTATCGAACAGCTTCCGCATGGCGGGCCCGCGGCCCACCAGCTCGCCGAGCCCAGCCCCCGGCGGCTCGTCCGAGACAGGCCATGGCCCATCCTGGACAGCCGGAGCGTCGGCATCCGGGTCCCGCGGGTCGCGAAAGAGAACCAGGACCGAATCGGTCCGGCCGTCGCTGGCTTTCAGCGGATAGGCCTGCGACATCCCGCAAGCATGGCCCGCTCCTCCGGTTGAGCAGGCTACGGATTTGACTTCGCCCGACGCGAACACTTCGGTCGCCGGACAGGCGCCGCAGGGATCCTGCCGATGGAGCATGGCTTCATAACATTTGGCCGGTTTTGAAGGGGTGACCGCCGATTCTCCAGCCGGCCAGGCTGCACGGTTGGCGTAAATCACCGTCAGGTCCGGCCCGATGACCATCACCCGTTCGCTTTGATGGTCGGCCAACGCACGGATCGCTTCGACTCGTGCGGCAAGGACGGGGTCGATGGACGAATCGGACATCTCAGGGGAGCTTCCGGCCATGGCGCCCCCATTATAAAACACCGATGACTGCCAAATGAATCGCTGAATCGGGCCTATCAGAGTCCGGGCCGCGATCCCACGTATCACTAAAGGGGGACCGAGGACGGGCCCAGAATCTCCTGCACCTTGGCCCGAAGATCGCTGATTCGAAGCGGCTTGTCGAAGTAGGCGGTAATGCCCAACGCAAGGGCATCGGCTTTGGTTTGGGCGTCCCCGAACGAGGTCATCAGAATGATGGGCGCCTGCGGCGCAAACGTGCGCAGCCGCGCCACGTAGTCGAGCCCTCCCGCGGGCATCCGTAGATCGGTGATGATCAAGTCGGGACAGGAATCCAGCACGGCCCGCAGCGCTTCGTCGCCGTCCGCCGCTTCGCGGATCGACAAGCCGAGGTCCCACAGCCCGTCACAGAGCAGGCTGCGCATCTCCCTGTCGTCTTCGACGATCAGCAACAGGCCCTCCTTTCTCTCCTTGTCTCTGTCGGCATGGGTTTTCATACATTCCGAAGGATGTTGGATCATCGTGACCCTGGAAGGAACAGTCTCGCAAGGAAGGTGCCAGTGCCGCCGCAGACGACCCAAATCAACGCTCCGCGATCCCAAAAAATTGTGGTCTGTTTTCTTTGGCTTGCACGAATCGGAGGCGCCGAGGGATCGGCTGGACTGATGAAAAGCGCGACAATGCCCCAGAGGCGCCTGTCGCAGATTGCGCCAGGACGCTCTGGGAAATGAGGAGGCCGGTCGAGCTGCCGGGTCTTAACCCGGCTTCCGATCCGGATCGAGAGGCAGAAGGATGGAAACGGTCGTGCCCTCGCCGACACGGCTGTCCACGGAGATCGTCCCGCCATGTTCTTCGACGATCCCCTTGACGACGGTCAACCCGAGACCTGTGCCCTTCCCGAATTC
The DNA window shown above is from Nitrospira tepida and carries:
- a CDS encoding response regulator gives rise to the protein MLIVEDDREMRSLLCDGLWDLGLSIREAADGDEALRAVLDSCPDLIITDLRMPAGGLDYVARLRTFAPQAPIILMTSFGDAQTKADALALGITAYFDKPLRISDLRAKVQEILGPSSVPL